The following are encoded in a window of Urocitellus parryii isolate mUroPar1 chromosome 7, mUroPar1.hap1, whole genome shotgun sequence genomic DNA:
- the LOC144255783 gene encoding olfactory receptor 1468-like: protein MSQIQNMTERNQTPVSEFLLLGLPIQPEHQNLFYALFLSMYLTTILGNLIIIILIHLDSHLHTPMYLLLSNLSFSDLCFSSVTIPKLLQNMQSQVPSIPYAGCLTQMYFFLCFADLESFLLMAMAYDRYVAICSPLHYTTIMSPKLCLSLVVLSWVLTTLHALLHTLLVVRLSFCLDNMIPHFFCEISALLKLACSNTHVNELVIFIMGGLVIVTPFLLILGSYVQIFSSILKVPSARGIHKAFSTCGSHLSVVSLFYGTIIGLYLCPSASNSTVKDTVMSLMYTVVTPMLNPFIYSLRNRDMKGALRRVFCKKTILFSVSW from the exons ATGAGCCAAAT ACAGAACATGACAGAAAGGAACCAAACTCCCGTCTCAGAAttcctcctcctgggcctgcccATCCAGCCAGAGCACCAGAACCTCTTCTATGCCCTGTTCCTTTCCATGTATCTTACCACCATCCTGGGGaacctcatcatcatcatcctcattcACCTGGACTCCCATCTGCACACTCCCATGTATTTGCTTCTCAGCAATTTGTCcttctctgacctctgcttttCCTCTGTGACCATTCCTAAACTGTTGCAGAACATGCAAAGTCAAGTCCCCTCCATCCCCTATGCAGGCTGCCTGACTCAAATGTACTTCTTCCTGTGCTTTGCAGACCTAGAGAGCTTCCTCCTTATGGCCATGGcttatgaccgctatgtggccatctgctcCCCCCTGCACTACACCACCATCATGAGCCCCAAGCTCTGTCTCTCCCTGGTGGTGCTGTCCTGGGTGCTGACCACGCTCCATGCCCTGTTGCACACTCTGCTTGTGGTCAGATTGTCTTTCTGTTTGGACAACATGATCCCccactttttctgtgaaatatctgctttactgaagctggcctgcTCCAATACTCATGTCAATGAATTGGTGATATTTATCATGGGAGGACTTGTTATTGTCACCCCATTTCTACTCATCCTTGGGTCCTATGTACAAATTTTCTCCTCCATCCTCAAGGTCCCTTCTGCTCGAGGTATCcacaaggccttctccacctgtggctcCCACCTCTCTGTGGTGTCACTGTTCTATGGGACAATTATTGGTCTCTATTTATGTCCATCAGCTAGTAATTCTACTGTGAAAGACACTGTCATGTCTctgatgtacactgtggtcactcccatgctgaaccccttcatctacagcctgaggaacagagaCATGAAGGGAGCCCTAAGAAGAGTCTTTTGTAAGAAGACAATTCTATTCTCTGTATCATGGTAA
- the LOC144255886 gene encoding olfactory receptor-like protein DTMT, giving the protein MGKNQTLISEFLLLGLPIQPEHQNLFYALFLAMYLTTVLGNLLIITLIRLDSHLHTPMYLFLSNLSFSDLCFSSVTMPKLLQNMQSRVPSIPYAGCLTQIYFVLFFGDLGNFILMSMAYDHYVAICFPLHYTTIMSPKLCLSLVVLSWVQTMFYSLLHTLLVNRLSFCADNVIPHFFCEISALLKLACSDTQVNEWVLFIIGGIVVVVPFLLILVSYAKIVSSILKVPSARGIRKAFSTCGSHLSVVSLFYGTVIGLYLCPTANKSTVKDTVMALMYTVVTPMLNPFIYSLRNRDIKGALGRALFRKKISFCV; this is encoded by the coding sequence atgggaaaaaaCCAAACTCTCATCTCAGAgttcctcctcctgggcctgcccATCCAGCCAGAGCACCAGAACCTCTTCTATGCCCTGTTCCTGGCCATGTATCTTACCACTGTCCTGGGGAACCTCCTCATCATCACCCTCATCCGCCTGGACTCCCATCTGCACACACCCATGTATTTGTTTCTCAGCAACTTGTCcttctctgacctctgcttttCCTCTGTCACCATGCCCAAATTGCTACAGAACATGCAGAGTCGAGTCCCCTCCATCCCCTATGCAGGCTGCCTGACACAAATATACTTCGTCCTGTTTTTTGGAGACCTTGGGAACTTCATCCTCATGTCCATGGCCTATGACCActatgtggccatctgcttcCCCCTGCACTACACCACCATCATGAGCCCCAAGCTCTGTCTCTCCCTGGTGGTGCTGTCCTGGGTGCAGACCATGTTCTATTCCTTGTTGCACACCCTGCTAGTTAACAGATTGTCCTTCTGTGCAGACAATGTGATCCCacactttttctgtgaaatatccGCCCTGCTTAAGCTGGCCTGCTCTGACACTCAAGTAAATGAATGGGTGCTATTTATTATAGGAGGAATTGTTGTTGTCGTCCCATTCCTACTCATTCTTGTGTCCTATGCAAAGATAGTGTCCTCCATTCTCAAGGTCCCTTCTGCTCGAGGTATCCgtaaggccttctccacctgtggctcCCACCTCTCTGTGGTGTCACTGTTCTATGGGACAGTCATTGGTCTGTACTTATGTCCAACAGCTAATAAATCTACTGTGAAAGACACTGTCATGGCTCTGATGTACACGGTGGTCactcccatgctgaaccccttcatctacagcctgaggaacagagaCATAAAGGGAGCCCTAGGAAGGGctctttttagaaagaaaatttccttctGTGTGTGA